Below is a genomic region from Citrobacter tructae.
CGCGCGGTGTTGGAAAATAATATGTGTTACAACAAGTCGCAGCGGTTGTGGTATCAGGGGCCGATGTTTCGATACGAGCGCCCGCAAAAAGGACGGCTGCGCCAGTTCACTCAGTTTGGGGTCGAGGCTTTCGGGATGTCCGGTGCTGATGTTGATGCCGAACTAATTTTTATGGTGCGGGATCTGTTTGATGATTTAGGGGTCTCACCAAACGTCCGTTTGGAAATCAACTCATTAGGTACCCCGGAAGAACGCCTGGCACACCGTCGGGAATTGGTGAGCTGGTTTACTCAACACAAAGATCTGTTGGACGAAGACAGTATCAAACGCCTGACTGTAAACCCTCTGCGTATTCTTGACAGTAAAAACCCTGAAATGCAGGAAATGATCGAGCGAGCGCCACGTTTGCTGGACTTTCTGGAAGAAGAGTCACAACAGCATTTCAATACGCTGCGTACTCTGCTCGACAACGCCGGTATCGCCTATTGCATTAATCCACGCCTGGTACGCGGGCTTGATTACTATTCGCGTACGGTCTTTGAGTGGATTACTGATGATTTAGGAGCTCAGGGGACGGTATGTGGTGGTGGGCGTTATGATGGTCTGGCAGAGTTATTCAGCGGTAAAAAATTACCTGCCTGTGGCTTTGCTATTGGCATCGAACGGTTATTGCTTCTGTTGCAGACCGTTTACGATAGCCAGAATCCCCAATGGCTATCCCACCCTGATGTGGTGATTACCAGTGAAGTGGAAGACGGCGGAATACAGGTGCAGGTATTGGCCTGTGCGCTGCGTCGTGACTTACCTAGGTTACGTGTCTTGACCGATTGCAGTGGTACAAAATTGAAACGACAGCATCAAAA
It encodes:
- the hisS gene encoding histidine--tRNA ligase, which gives rise to MNKIQAIRGMRDVLPDETPMWQWLERKFHQMAFRYGYQEMRLPLLEPVALFERAVGEATDIVSKEMYDFTDKSGEHITLRPEGTSGCMRAVLENNMCYNKSQRLWYQGPMFRYERPQKGRLRQFTQFGVEAFGMSGADVDAELIFMVRDLFDDLGVSPNVRLEINSLGTPEERLAHRRELVSWFTQHKDLLDEDSIKRLTVNPLRILDSKNPEMQEMIERAPRLLDFLEEESQQHFNTLRTLLDNAGIAYCINPRLVRGLDYYSRTVFEWITDDLGAQGTVCGGGRYDGLAELFSGKKLPACGFAIGIERLLLLLQTVYDSQNPQWLSHPDVVITSEVEDGGIQVQVLACALRRDLPRLRVLTDCSGTKLKRQHQNALKSGCRFILTINADEQIRLWDLHNNQQIPLTIQDITLRLAELNQK